Proteins from a single region of Hyalangium ruber:
- a CDS encoding glutathione S-transferase family protein gives MTITITAFERSPDRGKGLARDMRVRWALEEVGQPYDVRLLSFDAMKEPAHKALHPFGQIPTYEEGDLSLFESGAIVFHIAERHAGLLPENANGRARAIAWMFAALNTVEPPIFDRSLVMILERDQPWYEHRLRALDDLIRKRLDDLSARLGDADWLDGAFSAADILMVTVLRRLQGSDILEAYPNLAAYIARAEARPAYKRAFAAQLAVFNAAPPTG, from the coding sequence ATGACCATCACTATCACCGCCTTTGAACGCTCGCCCGATCGCGGCAAGGGACTGGCGCGGGACATGCGGGTGCGCTGGGCGCTGGAAGAGGTGGGCCAGCCCTACGACGTCCGTCTGCTGTCATTCGATGCGATGAAGGAGCCCGCGCACAAGGCGCTGCATCCGTTCGGGCAGATCCCAACCTACGAGGAGGGCGATCTCTCCCTGTTCGAGTCCGGCGCGATTGTCTTCCACATCGCGGAGCGCCATGCCGGCCTGCTGCCGGAAAATGCGAATGGCCGCGCGCGCGCGATCGCGTGGATGTTCGCGGCGCTCAACACGGTCGAGCCGCCGATCTTCGACCGCAGTCTGGTGATGATTCTCGAGCGCGACCAGCCCTGGTACGAGCATCGCCTGCGCGCGCTGGACGACCTCATCCGGAAACGGCTGGACGATCTCTCCGCGCGCCTCGGCGACGCCGACTGGCTCGACGGCGCCTTCAGCGCGGCCGACATTCTCATGGTGACGGTCCTGCGCAGGTTGCAGGGGTCGGACATTCTCGAGGCGTATCCGAACCTCGCCGCCTATATCGCCCGCGCCGAAGCGCGGCCGGCCTACAAGCGTGCGTTCGCTGCGCAACTCGCGGTGTTCAACGCCGCCCCGCCGACCGGGTGA